A region from the Aliarcobacter thereius LMG 24486 genome encodes:
- a CDS encoding RAMP superfamily CRISPR-associated protein — protein sequence MIYKITFLDFWHLSSGLSAGAKFDSMVVKDKNNLPFVPAKTMKGLLREIAEELSNQAFVNICFGNEGVNSGVCYFGNATLESKTNEEIVKNNLQNELYKEIASTKIGKNGIAEDGSLREIEVVIPISLYGKIENIPSEFEEDMKNSLKQIKKVGLNRNRGLGRCKIEILGDVK from the coding sequence ATGATATATAAGATTACATTTTTAGATTTTTGGCATTTAAGTAGTGGTCTTAGTGCTGGTGCAAAGTTTGATAGTATGGTTGTAAAAGACAAAAATAATCTTCCTTTTGTTCCTGCAAAAACTATGAAAGGACTTTTAAGAGAAATTGCTGAAGAATTAAGTAATCAAGCTTTTGTAAATATCTGTTTTGGAAATGAAGGGGTGAATTCTGGAGTTTGTTATTTTGGAAATGCAACACTTGAAAGTAAAACAAATGAAGAGATAGTAAAAAACAATCTTCAAAATGAGCTATATAAAGAGATAGCCTCTACTAAAATAGGAAAAAATGGTATAGCAGAAGATGGTAGTTTAAGAGAGATAGAGGTTGTAATACCTATTTCTTTATATGGAAAAATAGAAAATATCCCAAGTGAATTTGAAGAAGATATGAAAAATTCTCTAAAGCAGATAAAAAAAGTAGGGTTAAATAGAAATAGAGGATTAGGAAGATGTAAAATTGAAATTTTAGGAGATGTAAAATGA
- a CDS encoding Cas10/Cmr2 second palm domain-containing protein, whose protein sequence is MSEYLYGASVQGIQEFIFKTNKLKEIIGASKIVKNFEKIIEEFDGLKDKPTLILNAAGNIRLKIKNKEDLEKIVKYLPQKIMLDAYGITVSQAVVKIENDYKKSSSKLEKRLKIQRNKASIPLDLNLSILKLNPKTALPLVNKEFDQASFLKDEAFEKYKKSKEAKQENNIYDIEKLANKDNKVAIIHIDGNGLGNIVKELNEKEMVEFSEKLDNATKEAYNVAKECVVKNEKDVLKIRKVILDGDDLAVICDASSALDFTIKFLEEFENKTKKIYKDYDLTACAGITFCNSKYPFHYAIKLAEDLCSYAKKDSKAVNSKLPPSSLMFHNIQSSNVDSFSKFIEDELNIGDIRMDFGAYYLQGIENKPNIKILQEIVKELKKENSPKGKLRDWLSTLSFDKKLAESELKRVVKMAEDKKWRSENLSKLYSGLSLEKLIVQKDGVDKSPIYDILQIEKILKGNKDDI, encoded by the coding sequence ATGAGTGAATATTTATATGGAGCGTCGGTTCAAGGTATTCAAGAGTTTATATTTAAGACAAATAAACTAAAAGAGATAATAGGTGCGAGTAAGATTGTAAAAAACTTTGAAAAGATTATAGAAGAATTTGATGGATTAAAAGATAAACCAACTTTAATATTAAATGCAGCAGGAAATATTAGATTAAAAATTAAAAATAAAGAAGATTTAGAAAAAATAGTAAAATATCTTCCACAAAAAATCATGCTAGATGCATATGGAATTACAGTTTCTCAAGCAGTTGTAAAAATTGAAAATGACTATAAAAAGTCTTCAAGCAAGTTAGAAAAAAGATTAAAAATTCAAAGAAACAAAGCTTCAATACCTCTTGATTTAAATTTAAGTATCTTAAAGCTAAATCCAAAAACAGCCTTGCCACTTGTAAATAAAGAGTTTGATCAGGCATCATTTTTAAAAGATGAAGCTTTTGAAAAGTATAAGAAATCTAAAGAAGCAAAACAAGAAAACAATATCTATGATATAGAAAAACTGGCAAATAAAGATAATAAAGTAGCAATTATTCATATAGATGGAAATGGTTTAGGGAATATTGTAAAAGAGTTAAATGAAAAGGAAATGGTTGAATTTTCAGAAAAATTAGATAATGCTACAAAAGAAGCTTATAATGTAGCAAAAGAGTGTGTAGTAAAAAATGAAAAAGATGTTTTAAAAATAAGAAAAGTAATCCTAGATGGAGATGATTTAGCTGTTATTTGTGATGCTTCATCTGCACTTGATTTTACTATAAAGTTTTTAGAAGAGTTCGAAAATAAAACAAAAAAAATATATAAAGATTATGATTTAACAGCTTGTGCTGGAATTACTTTTTGTAACTCAAAATACCCATTTCACTATGCTATAAAATTAGCAGAAGATTTATGTTCATATGCTAAAAAAGATTCAAAAGCTGTTAATTCAAAACTTCCACCATCTTCACTTATGTTTCATAATATCCAAAGTTCAAATGTAGATAGCTTTTCAAAGTTTATTGAAGATGAGCTAAATATTGGAGATATTAGAATGGATTTTGGAGCATACTATTTACAAGGTATAGAGAATAAACCAAATATTAAAATACTACAAGAGATAGTAAAAGAGTTAAAAAAAGAGAACTCTCCAAAAGGAAAATTAAGAGATTGGCTAAGTACACTTAGTTTTGACAAAAAATTGGCAGAATCTGAACTAAAAAGAGTTGTAAAAATGGCAGAAGATAAAAAATGGAGGAGTGAAAATCTATCAAAATTATATAGTGGTTTAAGTTTAGAAAAGTTAATAGTACAAAAAGATGGAGTAGATAAATCTCCAATATATGATATTTTGCAAATAGAAAAAATATTAAAAGGAAATAAAGATGATATATAA
- the cas6 gene encoding CRISPR system precrRNA processing endoribonuclease RAMP protein Cas6 has product MNYTKLTIKINSSDKPPYFVGSQLRGAFGYALKNINSELFNIFFEQKNTTHKYRFDIRLGLNVYEFSFYLFEDDENYIFDCITAFHEMFTNVGLGRNNQKFYDFDIFLNKKEICRNGKLNKIVAKQKEFKTSKYKKEIILRFDTPLRIKKDNKFVSDENIELDSILNSIYQRSLALQNKEFKRLSFKPKYKIKSKDIFFNDLKRFSNIQNSSMQFGGIMGEMWISDLDERSYELLKLGELIGVGKQTVFGLGKITIQGVK; this is encoded by the coding sequence ATGAACTATACAAAACTAACAATTAAAATAAATAGTAGTGATAAACCACCATATTTTGTGGGTTCACAACTTCGTGGTGCTTTTGGCTATGCACTTAAAAATATAAATAGTGAACTATTTAATATATTTTTCGAGCAAAAAAACACTACTCACAAATATAGATTTGATATTCGTTTGGGACTTAATGTTTATGAGTTTTCATTTTATCTTTTTGAAGATGATGAGAACTATATTTTTGATTGTATTACTGCTTTTCATGAGATGTTTACAAATGTAGGATTAGGTAGAAACAATCAAAAATTCTATGATTTTGATATCTTTTTAAATAAAAAAGAGATTTGTAGAAATGGTAAATTAAACAAAATTGTAGCAAAGCAAAAAGAGTTTAAAACTTCAAAATACAAAAAAGAGATTATATTAAGATTTGATACTCCACTTAGAATTAAAAAAGATAATAAATTTGTAAGTGATGAAAATATTGAATTGGATTCTATTTTAAACTCTATTTATCAAAGAAGTTTAGCTTTACAAAATAAAGAGTTTAAAAGATTATCTTTCAAGCCAAAATATAAAATAAAATCAAAAGATATTTTTTTTAATGATTTAAAAAGGTTTAGCAATATTCAAAATAGTTCAATGCAATTTGGAGGAATAATGGGAGAGATGTGGATTTCTGATTTAGATGAGAGAAGTTATGAACTTTTAAAATTAGGTGAACTTATAGGAGTTGGGAAACAGACTGTTTTTGGTTTAGGAAAAATAACTATACAAGGAGTAAAATAG
- the csx20 gene encoding CRISPR-associated protein Csx20, giving the protein MKNMFLFFSHQLTEEQKKDAEKHFDIDNFINLPQNLQEIFSNVPNDLENLDNYIKPIKEFLKENAKKDDLVLIQGDFGVTYILVNFAKSLYLNPVYSTTSRVVQEFEEGGKLIKKSIFKHQMFRKYE; this is encoded by the coding sequence ATGAAAAATATGTTTTTATTTTTTTCGCATCAGCTTACAGAAGAGCAAAAAAAAGATGCAGAAAAACATTTTGATATAGATAATTTTATCAATCTTCCACAAAACTTACAAGAAATTTTTAGTAATGTTCCAAATGATTTAGAAAACTTAGATAACTATATAAAACCAATTAAAGAGTTTTTAAAAGAAAATGCGAAAAAAGATGATTTGGTTTTAATTCAAGGTGATTTTGGAGTTACATATATTTTGGTAAATTTTGCAAAAAGTTTATATCTAAATCCAGTGTATTCAACTACAAGTAGAGTTGTCCAAGAGTTTGAAGAAGGAGGGAAACTTATAAAAAAATCAATATTTAAACATCAAATGTTTAGAAAATATGAGTAG
- a CDS encoding DUF3817 domain-containing protein, with product MFRTKFSQFRTISIVEGISYLVLVFFAMPMKYYFDEPMTTKIFGMIHGIFFIIFCIALYGAMKKYKWNFIFSLKLFIYSLIPFLFILIEKEIMKKKESI from the coding sequence ATGTTTAGAACGAAATTTTCTCAATTTAGAACTATATCTATTGTTGAAGGAATATCTTATTTGGTACTTGTTTTTTTTGCAATGCCTATGAAATATTATTTTGATGAACCAATGACTACAAAAATATTTGGAATGATTCACGGAATATTTTTTATAATTTTTTGTATTGCTTTATATGGAGCTATGAAGAAGTATAAATGGAATTTTATTTTCTCTTTGAAGTTATTTATCTACTCTTTAATTCCATTTCTATTTATTTTAATAGAAAAAGAGATTATGAAAAAAAAAGAGAGTATCTAA
- the thiI gene encoding tRNA uracil 4-sulfurtransferase ThiI has translation MDEKSIKTQKFIIKFFTEIMIKGDRAKKQMINQLFVNLTKISDDISKQIVLKKFFDKIELVCPLEFVDILREKLLCTSGIEQVLEAIQIDNMHTLDYIKVEVNKYMGHLIKDKTFVVRAKRVGTQDFKSTNIEQTVGGYILANNPSNGVDLRNADITINLELEHSKLNIITKKYYGMGGFPLGTQGEILSLMSGGFDSTVASYLSMKRGLKTHFIFFNLGGTAHEIGVKQVAWYLWNKFSSSHKLNFITISFENVVEQIFKDVSPSYMGVMLKRLMIQAAQKVASELKIDAIITGESVAQVSSQTLRNLRLIDDASETLILRPLAFMSKPEIMDIATKIGTKKFAEAMPEYCGVISQNPVTAGSFDRVEKEARAFDYSVLDEAVKNMKLKSIDEVLDDVCEVGTLEVVNNLLKNDIVIDIRQSDDIIKLDCEVLKIPFYSLKKEFKKLDKEKTYLLYCDKGVLSQLHGQYLKDEAGYTNIKVYRPN, from the coding sequence ATGGATGAAAAGAGTATAAAAACACAAAAATTTATAATAAAATTTTTTACAGAGATTATGATAAAAGGGGATAGAGCAAAAAAACAGATGATAAATCAGCTTTTTGTAAATCTTACAAAAATATCAGATGATATATCAAAACAGATAGTTTTAAAAAAGTTTTTTGACAAAATAGAGCTAGTTTGCCCTTTAGAATTTGTAGATATTTTAAGAGAAAAACTACTTTGCACTTCAGGAATAGAACAAGTTTTAGAAGCAATACAGATAGATAATATGCATACTTTAGATTATATAAAAGTTGAAGTAAATAAATATATGGGGCATTTAATAAAAGATAAAACATTTGTTGTAAGAGCAAAAAGAGTTGGAACTCAAGATTTTAAATCAACAAATATTGAACAAACTGTTGGTGGGTATATCTTAGCAAATAATCCAAGTAATGGAGTTGATTTAAGAAATGCAGATATTACAATTAATCTGGAACTTGAACATAGTAAATTAAATATTATTACAAAAAAATATTATGGAATGGGTGGTTTTCCTTTGGGAACACAAGGAGAAATACTATCTTTAATGTCTGGTGGATTTGATTCAACAGTGGCTTCATACTTATCAATGAAAAGAGGATTAAAAACACACTTTATATTTTTTAATTTAGGTGGAACTGCTCACGAAATTGGAGTTAAACAAGTTGCTTGGTATTTATGGAATAAATTCTCTAGTTCACATAAATTAAATTTTATTACAATTTCATTTGAAAATGTTGTAGAACAGATATTTAAAGATGTAAGTCCTTCGTACATGGGAGTTATGTTAAAAAGATTGATGATACAAGCAGCACAAAAAGTTGCAAGTGAATTAAAAATAGATGCAATAATTACAGGTGAAAGTGTAGCACAGGTTTCAAGTCAAACTTTAAGAAACTTAAGATTAATAGATGATGCTAGTGAAACTTTGATTTTAAGACCATTAGCTTTTATGAGTAAACCAGAGATTATGGATATAGCAACAAAAATTGGAACAAAAAAGTTTGCAGAAGCTATGCCTGAATATTGTGGAGTTATCTCTCAAAATCCAGTAACAGCTGGAAGTTTTGATAGAGTAGAAAAAGAAGCAAGAGCATTTGATTATTCTGTTTTAGATGAAGCTGTTAAAAATATGAAATTAAAAAGTATTGATGAAGTTTTAGATGATGTTTGTGAAGTTGGAACTTTGGAAGTTGTAAATAATCTTTTAAAAAATGATATTGTAATTGATATAAGACAAAGTGATGATATTATAAAACTTGATTGTGAAGTTTTAAAAATACCATTTTATAGTTTAAAAAAGGAGTTTAAAAAATTAGATAAAGAAAAAACTTATCTTTTATATTGTGATAAAGGGGTGCTTAGCCAGTTACATGGACAATACTTAAAAGATGAAGCAGGATATACAAATATAAAAGTGTATAGACCAAATTAA
- a CDS encoding putative Na+/H+ antiporter — MQPTTLQIIAAIIFALAIIHIFSVKYFEHLAHRSERHSGLFHLLGEIEVVFGIWAMILVIFMFAFMGKTKTMDYVNSRNYVETMFVFVIMVIAATRPILHSVVWLVKKLSNMLPRKGATGFYFVVMCVVPLLGSLITEPAAMTLAALILSDKLFSQGISNKLKYLTLGALFINISVGGTLTNFAAPPILMVAGTWDWSSTFMLTTFGWKAMIAIVINTSLIIIVFYKELSNINIRTTVSEKEKIPKAIVITHFVFLFLVIYFGHYPAFFLSIFLLFLGVTYAYQEYQDRLMLREGLLVAFFLGGLVILGGQQEWWLKDIISNMSNAEAFVGAITLGAFTDNAAITYLASIVEGLSDDFKYYIVAGAVAGGGLTVIANAPNPAGAAILKSHFQDGSIDPRYLFLGALIPTIIAAICFIIL; from the coding sequence ATGCAACCAACAACACTGCAAATTATTGCTGCTATAATATTTGCATTAGCAATAATACATATATTTTCAGTTAAATATTTTGAACATTTAGCACATAGAAGTGAAAGGCATTCAGGACTATTTCATCTTTTAGGAGAGATTGAAGTGGTTTTTGGAATTTGGGCCATGATTTTAGTTATTTTTATGTTTGCTTTTATGGGAAAAACAAAAACTATGGATTATGTAAATAGTAGAAACTATGTAGAAACAATGTTTGTTTTTGTAATTATGGTAATTGCAGCAACAAGACCAATTTTACATTCAGTTGTTTGGCTTGTAAAAAAACTTTCAAATATGTTACCAAGAAAAGGAGCAACTGGGTTTTACTTTGTTGTTATGTGTGTTGTTCCACTTTTGGGTTCACTAATCACAGAACCAGCTGCAATGACTCTTGCTGCACTTATTTTAAGTGATAAACTTTTTTCACAAGGAATATCAAATAAACTAAAATATTTAACATTAGGTGCTTTATTTATAAATATATCTGTTGGTGGAACTTTGACAAATTTTGCTGCTCCTCCAATTTTGATGGTTGCTGGTACTTGGGATTGGAGTAGTACTTTTATGCTTACAACTTTTGGATGGAAAGCTATGATTGCAATAGTTATAAATACAAGTTTAATAATAATTGTATTTTATAAAGAGTTATCAAATATAAATATAAGAACAACCGTTAGTGAAAAAGAGAAAATACCAAAAGCAATTGTAATTACACACTTTGTATTTCTTTTTTTAGTAATCTATTTTGGACATTATCCAGCGTTTTTCTTAAGTATATTTCTTCTATTTTTAGGAGTTACTTATGCTTACCAAGAGTATCAAGATAGATTAATGTTAAGAGAAGGGCTTTTAGTTGCATTTTTCCTTGGAGGACTTGTAATTTTAGGTGGACAACAAGAGTGGTGGCTAAAAGATATAATTTCAAATATGAGTAATGCAGAAGCATTTGTTGGAGCTATTACTTTAGGAGCATTTACAGATAATGCAGCTATTACTTATCTTGCTTCAATCGTAGAAGGCTTAAGTGATGATTTCAAATATTATATAGTTGCAGGAGCAGTTGCAGGTGGTGGACTTACAGTTATTGCAAATGCACCAAATCCAGCAGGTGCAGCTATTTTAAAAAGTCATTTTCAAGATGGTTCAATAGATCCAAGATATCTATTTTTAGGTGCACTTATTCCAACAATAATTGCAGCTATTTGTTTTATTATTTTATAA